The DNA window TAGTGAAAGTGGGTAAATTTATACTCTCTGCTAATTTTGTAATCCTTGACATGGAGAAAGATACCAATGCCTCTATTATATCAGGAAGGACATTCTTTACCACTGAGAAAGCTATAATTGATGTACAAAAATGTGAGTTGGCACCCaagtttgagctaaagccttTGCCTCTCAATCTTAAATATGCTTTTCTTGGAGACAACAACACATATTCAGTAATTATAAGCTTTTTTCTTGGATTGAATAAGGACAAAGATATGCTCAAGGTGTTGAAAGATCATAAAAGTgctcttgggtggaccattGGTAATCTTAAGGGAATAAACCTAGCAatgtgcatgcataaaatcttaCTTGAAGAAGGCTCCAAACCATTGGTGCAagcacagaggcggctgaacccGATCATGAAAGAGATGGTTCAAAAAGGGGTTATAAAGCTATGGGAAGCCAgaattatttattcaatttctAATAGTCCTTGGGTGATTCCGGTGCAAGTTGTTCCCAAGAAAAGAGGAGTCACAATAGTTgccaatgagaagaatgaactcaTTCTGACTGGAATCGTAACCGGttggaggatgtgtattgacaATAGAGGGCTCAATACTGCTACAAGAAATGACCACTTTCCACTACCTTTCATTGACCAAATGCTTAAGAGGTTGGCTGGACATACATTTTATTGCTTCTTGGATGGTTATTCGGggtataatcaaattgcagtagaccctcaagatcaagagaaaatggcattcaCTTGCCCGTTTGATGTATTTGCCTACCGTCTCATACCTTTCGAACTTTGCAACGCTCCTGCCACTTTTCAAAGGTACatgcttttcatttttatgaCATGGTTGAAAAAtcattgaggtatttatggataATTTCTCTACTTTTGGTGATTATTTTGAAGCTTTCTTGCAACATCTAGCTTTATCTTTGAGAGGGTGCCAAGAAACAAACCTTGTTTTGaattgggagaaatgtcatTTCATGATAAATAAAGGTATTGTTCTCAGACACCGCATCTTAAACAAATGCATAGAAGTTGACAAAGCAAGATAAAGGTAATTGAGAAATTACCACCTCCTATGAATGTGAAGGCAATAAGAAGTTTTCTTGGTCATGTTGAATTTTATAGGAAGTTTATGAaggacttttcaaaaatttctataTCATTGAGCAATCTCTTGGTTACtgatattctttttatttttttatcatgaaTACTTGCATGCTTTTGAAAACTCTTAAAGTTAAGCTTATTTTTGCACCCATTATTGCTCCACCAAATTGGACTTCACCTTTTGAGTTAATGTGTGATGATTGCAATAGGAGCAGTTTTAGGGTAAAGACAAGAGAAGCTATTACATGTTATATATTATGCAAGCCGTGTTCTGAATGCATGATGCCCAAAAGAATTATATCACATAACAGAAAATGAACTTCTAGTTATGATttttgcatttgataagtttaggtcctatttaattgattcaaaattaattatctacACTAATAACTCTGCTCTTAAGTATCCTTTGACCaagcaggatgctaaaccaaaGTAAATTAGATAGGTGTTTCTCcttcaaaaatttgatattaaaattaGGGACCGAAAGGGTTCTGAAAATCAAGTAGCTAACCATCTTTCTAGACTTGAACCAGTGGAAGCTCAAGCTCATCAAATTCCCTTGAATgaaggatttcttgatgatcaACTCTTTGTAATAAACGAGGCACCTTGTTCTACCGGCATGGCAAATTATAAGGTTAGGAGGATCATTCCAAAGGAAGTTACTAAGCAACAAGCAAAGAAGTTACATCATGATGCTAGGTACTTCTTATAGGATGATGCTTACTTGTGCAAGAGGTGTTCTGATGGCATAATCGGAAGATACATCTCGGATGAAGAGACTAAAGAAGTTCTCTTGCATTGCCATGGTTCTGAGTACGGTGGACATTTTGGTGGAGAAAGGACTGCAATACAGAGATagagaatttgtgaaaaattgTGACTAATGCCAAAGAGCTAGGAGTTTTCCGAAAAAGAATGAAATGCCCCAAATTTTTTTCCTGAAAGTGGAGTTGTTTGATATATGGAGAATAGACTTCCTGGGACCATTCCCTTTCTCTTACTCCAACAATTATATCTTGGTGGCTATTGATTATATTtctaagtgggtggaggccGTACCTTTGCCTACTAATAAGGCTAGAGGGGTGCTTAACTTTCTCAAGAAGTATATATTTagtaagtttggtgttctaaaAATCTTGGTTAGTGATGGAGGTATCCACTTTTGCAACAAGCAATTGGACACATTTCTCCAAAGATATGGAGTCAAGCACAAGGTGGTCACCCCTTACCATCCTCAAAATAGTGGTCAAGTGGAGATCTCAAATGGAGAACTCAAGAGAATCCTTGAGAAGACGGTGAGAGCTTCAAGAAAAGACTGGGAAAAGAAGattgatgatgctctctgggctTACAAAATGGCCTTCAAGATCCCATTGGGATGTCACCTTATCAGCTTGTCTATGACAAAGCTTGTCACTTGCCAATGAAACTAGAGCATAGAGCATATTGGGCAACAAAGTTTCTTAAGTTTAATACAAATGCTGCGGGAGAGAAGAGGTTGCTTCAACTAGATGATTTTGATGAGTTTAGAGTGGAAGTttatgagaatgccaagcttTACAAGGAGAAAACCAAAATGTGGCAGGACAAGAGGATCTCCACAAGAATATTTGATCCTGGACAAATGGTGCTTCTCTTCAATTCAAGGCTAAAGCGCTTCTCAAGAAAGTTGAAGTCTAGATGGTTTGGGGTTTTTACTATCACCAAGGTGTCACCATATGGTTATGTAGAGGTTATGGAAGAGAGTTCTGGGAGGAAGTTCATTGTCAATGGTCAGAGACTTAAGCACTACCTTGGAGGAGACATAGATTGTCAAAGAACTATTCAACTTCTCACCTAAAGGAGTTGCACCGTCAAGTTAGTGACATTAAAGTAGCGCTTAATGGGAGGTAACCCATCATTTAGTAATCTCTGCTCTAGCTCTTTTTATTTAGCATTTCACTCCCTTTAGTTTGTGTGTATTGCATagaataagtttggtgttctcacaCCGAGGTTGAATGTCAATCTCACTGGATACTTGGCCCAGCTTTATAATGGATATGCCACACTAAGCATGGTATTACcatactaagtttggtgttagcaCCTTTCATTTATGCATAAGATATTCATTACTTGCACCACATTTTTTTCATGCAATCGCAATAATTAAGACATtcttttatatagtttttaatgCTTACTATGCATGGCATCTTATCTTTCATATTGCTTCAACTATTTTTACATTCCATTAAGTATTTTTCAGATGTAATTGTTGCAAGAGAAGGTGGGTTATGCATGCATGGATTAATTCATTCCTTAAGTACATGTAACTCTTGGCTCACTTCATGCCACATTTCTAGCTTTATATTGCATTTCTCATACACCTATATAACCAAACCATAGCCATGATTGCGTGCATGCACAATTCACTTGCACATCCTTGATTGCACTACTCACATGCATTTATAATTCATCTACCAAGAATGCATGCATTAGTCTTTCATTGTCATCATACATCTACATGCATAGGTCCTCTCTTGCATTAA is part of the Arachis duranensis cultivar V14167 chromosome 1, aradu.V14167.gnm2.J7QH, whole genome shotgun sequence genome and encodes:
- the LOC107484241 gene encoding uncharacterized protein LOC107484241 — its product is MSPYQLVYDKACHLPMKLEHRAYWATKFLKFNTNAAGEKRLLQLDDFDEFRVEVYENAKLYKEKTKMWQDKRISTRIFDPGQMVLLFNSRLKRFSRKLKSRWFGVFTITKVSPYGYVEVMEESSGRKFIVNGQRLKHYLGGDIDCQRTIQLLT